Proteins encoded within one genomic window of Pithys albifrons albifrons isolate INPA30051 chromosome 9, PitAlb_v1, whole genome shotgun sequence:
- the IKZF5 gene encoding zinc finger protein Pegasus: MGEKKAEPLDFVKDFQEYLTQQTQHVNMISGSVTGDREVETLQGGGTEGDQNGLDHRSVEVSLDENSGMLVDGFERTFDGKLKCRYCNYASKGTARLIEHIRIHTGEKPHRCHLCPFASAYERHLEAHMRSHTGEKPYKCELCSFRCSDRSNLSHHRRRKHKMVPIKATRSSLSSKKMWGVLQKKTSNLGYSRRALINLSPPSMVVQKPDYLNDFTHEIPNIQTEAYDGMAKTTQSSGLPRDPQDLVVDNPLNQLSTLAGQLSSLPPENQNPASPDVVSCQDEKPFMIQPPAAPAVVSAVSANIPQNSSPTSPDPRPPHNQRTYSPVAGPSSDRSAHTSTTSVSNSQPSTPAPTLPVQDPQLLHHCPHCDMYFADNILYTIHMGCHGFENPFQCNICGCKCKNKYDFACHFARGQHNQH, from the exons ATGGGGGAAAAGAAGGCAGAACCATTGGACTTTGTAAAAGATTTTCAGGAGTATCTTACACAGCAGACTCAACATGTAAATATGATTTCTGGATCAGTTACTGGCGACAGGGAAGTGGAGACTCTGCAGGGAG GGGGCACAGAAGGTGATCAGAATGGCCTGGACCATCGTTCTGTTGAAGTTTCACTGGATGAAAACTCAGGAATGTTAGTGGATGGGTTTGAAAGGACATTTGATGGGAAGCTGAAGTGTCGCTACTGCAACTACGCCAGCAAAGGAACAGCTCGGCTCATAGAGCACATCAGGATCCACACAG GTGAGAAGCCGCACAGGTGCCACTTGTGTCCCTTTGCCTCGGCCTACGAGCGTCACCTGGAGGCCCACATGCGCTCCCACACCGGCGAGAAGCCCTACAAGTGTGAACTGTGCTCCTTCCGCTGCAGCGACAGGAGCAACTTGTCCCACCACCGCCGGCGCAAGCACAAAATGGTGCCTATCAAGGCCACGAGGTCTTCCCTGAGCAGCAAGAAAATGTGGGGGGTTTTGCAGAAGAAGACCAGCAATTTGGGGTACAGCAGAAGAGCATTAATTAATTTGAGTCCACCTTCCATGGTGGTGCAGAAACCAGACTACCTTAATGACTTCACCCATGAAATCCCCAATATCCAGACTGAAGCGTATGACGGCATGGCAAAAACGACTCAGAGCAGTGGGTTGCCAAGAGATCCACAGGACCTGGTGGTGGATAATCCTTTAAACCAGCTCTCCACGTTAGCTGGACAGTTGTCCAGCTTGCCACCCGAAAACCAAAATCCAGCCTCTCCTGATGTGGTTTCCTGTCAGGATGAAAAGCCTTTCATGATCCAGCCGCCTGCTGCACCTGCAGTAGTTTCAGCTGTGTCAGCAAATATTCCCCAGAACTCCTCTCCAACCAGCCCAGACCCTCGGCCTCCACACAATCAGAGGACCTACAGCCCCGTGGCCGGTCCCAGCAGCGATCGCAGTGCCCACACCAGTACGACCAGTGTGAGTAACAGCCAGCCAAGTACTCCAGCTCCAACCCTCCCAGTGCAGGACCCTCAGCTCCTGCACCACTGCCCACACTGTGACATGTACTTTGCAGACAATATCCTTTATACTATTCATATGGGATGTCATGGATTTGAAAATCCCTTCCAGTGCAACATCTGTGGATGTAAGTGTAAAAACAAGTACGACTTCGCTTGCCACTTTGCAAGAGGCCAACATAACCAACATTGA
- the ACADSB gene encoding short/branched chain specific acyl-CoA dehydrogenase, mitochondrial: protein MAAAVARLGLCAKLKRNTPAFLAPWRFSPCAFRSSKSELKPNLSSDGVVCAPLHTFTEEETMLKDMVAKFAQERVAPFVQKMDENSKMEDSIIQGLFEQGLMSIELGEEYGGTGGSFFSIILAVEELAKVDPAVALTCELQNTLTVKLFTTYGTEEQKRTYLPRVAKDTLGSFCLSEAGSGSDAFSLKTRAEKKGDYYVINGSKMWISLAEDAGVFFVMANTDPSLGYRGITCFVVDRNTEGLHVGKKEDKLGIRASSTCPVTFDNVKVPETNILGQVGQGYKYAIGMLNTGRIGIAAQMLGLAQGCFDHTVPYTKERVQFGKSVFDFQGMQHQIAQVATQLEAARLLTYNAARLAEAGQPVIKEASMAKYYAAEVATLTTSKCIEWMGGVGFTKNYPIEKYYRDCKIGTIYEGTSNIQLSTIAKLLAQEY, encoded by the exons atggcggcggcggTGGCTCGGCTGGGGCTCTGCGCGAAG ctgaaaagaaatactCCAGCATTCCTGGCTCCTTGGAGGTTTTCCCCATGTGCCTTTAGGTCCTCCAAATCAGAACTCAAGCCAAACCTTTCCAGTGATGGAGTTGTTTGTGCTCCACTTCACACATTCACTGAAGAGGAGACAATGCTTAAGGACATGG TGGCAAAATTTGCTCAGGAACGAGTGGCACCTTTTGTGCAAAAAATGGATGAGAATTCGAAAATGGAAGACTCCATAATACAGGGATTGTTTGAACAAGGG CTGATGAGTATCGAGCTTGGGGAGGAATATGGAGGAACTGGAGGTTCATTTTTTTCAATCATATTGGCAGTAGAAGAATTGGCCAAAGTTGATCCAGCTGTGGCTCTCACATGTGAACTCCAAAACACATTAACAGTTAAATTGTTTACCACATATGgaacagaagaacaaaagagaaCTTACCTTCCAAGAGTGGCTAAAGATACA TTGGGCAGTTTCTGTCTCTCGGAGGCTGGGTCTGGCAGTGATGCTTTTTCTCTGAAGACTCGGGCTGAGAAGAAAGGAGACTACTATGTTATCAATGGCTCCAAGATGTGGATTAGCTTAGCAGAAGATGCAGGAGTTTTCTTTGTGATGGCAAATACAGATCCGTCCTTA GGGTACAGGGGAATCACGTGCTTTGTTGTAGATCGCAACACAGAGGGGCTTCAcgtggggaagaaggaggacaAGCTGGGAATCAGAGCATCTTCTACCTGCCCAGTAACTTTTGACAACGTCAAG GTTCCTGAGACCAATATCCTGGGACAGGTTGGACAAGGCTATAAGTATGCCATTGGAATGCTCAATACTGGCAGGATAGGAATTGCTGCACAG ATGTTAGGactggcacagggatgttttGACCATACAGTTCCATACACAAAGGAGAGAGTCCAGTTTGGGAAAAGTGTGTTCGATTTCCAG GGGATGCAGCACCAGATCGCGCAGGTGGCCACGCAGCTGGAGGCGGCGCGGCTGCTCACCTACAATGCGGCGCGGCTCGCCGAGGCCGGGCAGCCCGTCATCAAGGAGGCCAGCATGGCCAAGTACTATGCTGCTGAG GTTGCAACACTGACAACAAGTAAATGCATTGAATGGATGGGAGGTGTGGGATTCACAAAAAATTACCcaatagaaaaatattatcGTGACTGCAAGATAG GCACAATATATGAAGGAACCTCAAATATCCAGTTGAGCACCATTGCAAAATTGTTAGCACAGGAATACTGA